In Arachis hypogaea cultivar Tifrunner chromosome 2, arahy.Tifrunner.gnm2.J5K5, whole genome shotgun sequence, a genomic segment contains:
- the LOC112744325 gene encoding uncharacterized protein: protein MATMIAKGCSEGKASRVLYMSGEESLEQIGNRAERLRIKSDIYLYSSTDIEDILKKAQLLSPRAMVVESIQTLDPINTWSEQNVKLNDVEHKLKDQGRQLNVQHKRIGSTKKTIHALYKKLNLPLPSTLSDPVKDELGTGSSDDVDDNVSD, encoded by the exons ATGGCAACAATGATAGCAAAGGGTTGCAGTGAAGGCAAAGCATCTCGAGTTTTATATATGTCTGGTGAAGAG AGCCTTGAGCAAATTGGTAATAGAGCAGAACGCCTTAGGATTAAATcagatatatatttatattcaagTACTGATATTGAG GACATATTGAAGAAAGCTCAGCTTCTTTCCCCTCGTGCTATGGTTGTTGAATCAATACAAACTCTTGATCCTATTAACACT TGGTCAGAACAAAATGTTAAGTTGAATGACGTTGAGCACAAGTTAAAAGATCAAGGACGTCAACTAAATGTTCAACATAAAAGAATTGGTTCTACTAAAAAGACAATTCATGCTTTGTATAAAAAGTTGAATCTCCCACTTCCTTCAACCTTGTCTGATCCTGTAAAAGATGAGCTTGGGACAGGCTCTAGTGATGATGTGGATGATAACGTAAGTGATTGA
- the LOC112725278 gene encoding uncharacterized protein, whose product MPSEWQLEMILAVCPPQFANGHIFVMLTCSISMIKTLGIWLCFLDHLKRLEEQCELKNHKIQECQQKIEESWFVAKEEAAKSKAAKEVIKALAVRLHTISVRYLNCFEYKG is encoded by the exons GGCAACTGGAGATGATACTCGCAGTTTGTCCACCACAGTTTGCAAATGGACATATCTTCGTCATGCTCACATGCAGCATATCAATGATAAAGACTCTTGGGATATGGCTATGCTTTTTGGATCAt TTAAAGAGACTTGAAGAACAGTGTGAACTCAAAAACCATAAGATACAAGAGTGCCAACAGAAAATTGAGGAGAGTTGGTTTGTAGCAAAGGAGGAAGCTGCTAAGTCCAAAGCAGCAAAAGAGGTCATAAAAGCTTTGGCTGTAAGG CTTCATACAATATCAGTAAGGTATTTGAATTGTTTTGAATATAAAGGATAA